A stretch of the Oceanicola sp. D3 genome encodes the following:
- a CDS encoding DUF2931 family protein, which yields MAQYEWLPTECAPRHYPARIVEGILWFEDGSGHRVPSGKLVANGWGRIGSTRVIGEALKPLPVELEISWLSVPEARFYSGAFKLPKSRIARLFREGIEDAFGAGRLPYLHIAVGTAPGGDVTVWCTDGAVCRSVIGFTANPVEKDWASFEPGTEREAYCREAWARAVPEAERERVLNTAPPLGQWGRWRRRFGWTPSLSCPETPRHLWIDGLNGEREIYAAPEWEDPWPDRSAPEALRASWQTAGGEVRMAHVTFDPQESFEALSRFAEARPAELGRIAMEVEISERFPDAAVTLRDSQLALPLEKCKVEVFRQ from the coding sequence ATGGCGCAGTATGAATGGCTCCCGACAGAATGCGCCCCGCGCCATTACCCGGCGCGGATCGTGGAAGGCATCTTGTGGTTCGAAGATGGCAGCGGGCACCGGGTGCCCTCGGGCAAGCTGGTGGCCAACGGCTGGGGCCGGATCGGCTCGACCCGCGTGATCGGGGAGGCGTTGAAGCCCTTACCCGTGGAGCTTGAGATCAGCTGGCTCTCCGTGCCCGAAGCGCGGTTTTACAGCGGGGCCTTCAAGCTGCCGAAGTCACGCATCGCGCGGCTCTTTCGCGAGGGCATCGAAGACGCCTTCGGAGCGGGGCGGCTGCCCTACCTGCACATCGCCGTAGGCACTGCGCCGGGCGGCGACGTGACGGTGTGGTGCACCGATGGCGCGGTGTGCCGCTCGGTGATCGGCTTTACCGCCAACCCCGTGGAGAAGGATTGGGCCAGCTTCGAGCCCGGCACCGAGCGCGAGGCCTATTGCCGCGAAGCCTGGGCACGCGCCGTGCCGGAGGCAGAACGAGAGCGAGTGCTGAACACCGCCCCGCCACTGGGCCAATGGGGCCGGTGGCGGCGGCGCTTTGGCTGGACGCCCTCCCTGTCCTGCCCCGAAACGCCGCGCCACCTGTGGATCGACGGCCTGAACGGCGAGCGCGAGATTTACGCCGCGCCGGAATGGGAAGACCCCTGGCCAGACCGGTCCGCGCCCGAGGCGCTGAGGGCCTCGTGGCAGACGGCGGGCGGCGAGGTGCGCATGGCCCATGTCACCTTCGATCCGCAGGAGAGTTTCGAGGCCCTTTCGCGGTTCGCCGAGGCCCGCCCGGCGGAGCTTGGCCGGATCGCGATGGAGGTGGAAATTTCGGAGCGGTTCCCCGACGCGGCAGTTACCCTGCGCGACAGCCAGCTCGCTCTGCCGCTGGAGAAATGCAAAGTGGAGGTGTTTCGCCAATGA
- the gph gene encoding phosphoglycolate phosphatase (PGP is an essential enzyme in the glycolate salvage pathway in higher organisms (photorespiration in plants). Phosphoglycolate results from the oxidase activity of RubisCO in the Calvin cycle when concentrations of carbon dioxide are low relative to oxygen. This enzyme is a member of the Haloacid Dehalogenase (HAD) superfamily of aspartate-nucleophile hydrolase enzymes (PF00702).), with translation MARIVFDLDGTLIDSAPDIHAGANVLLEAEGVEPITLADTHSFIGQGASVFIEKVRRARGIAESEHARMLAAFVASYETLVTRTKVYPGVVAALEALRAGGHSLGICTNKPLVPCKAVLAHLDLTRFFATILGGDSLPTHKPDPAPLEAAFAALGEGPAIYVGDSEVDAETARRAGVPFLLFTEGYRKAEVAALPHRAAFSDYTKLAGLVRKLEAEAA, from the coding sequence ATGGCCCGCATCGTCTTTGATCTCGACGGCACGCTGATTGACTCCGCCCCCGACATCCACGCCGGGGCGAACGTGCTGCTGGAGGCCGAGGGCGTGGAGCCGATCACCCTTGCCGACACCCACAGCTTTATCGGGCAGGGGGCGTCGGTGTTTATCGAAAAGGTCCGCCGTGCACGCGGCATCGCGGAGAGCGAGCACGCCCGCATGCTGGCGGCCTTCGTGGCAAGCTATGAAACGCTGGTTACGCGCACAAAGGTTTATCCCGGCGTGGTGGCGGCGCTGGAGGCCCTGCGCGCGGGCGGCCATAGCCTCGGGATCTGCACCAACAAGCCGCTCGTGCCCTGCAAGGCCGTGCTCGCCCACCTCGATCTCACCCGCTTTTTCGCCACCATCCTCGGCGGCGACAGCCTGCCCACCCACAAGCCGGACCCGGCCCCGCTGGAGGCCGCCTTTGCCGCGCTGGGCGAGGGCCCCGCGATCTACGTGGGCGACAGCGAGGTGGATGCAGAAACCGCGCGCCGCGCTGGCGTGCCCTTCCTGCTCTTCACCGAAGGCTACCGGAAAGCGGAGGTGGCGGCGCTGCCCCACCGCGCGGCGTTTTCCGATTACACCAAACTGGCCGGTCTGGTGCGCAAGCTGGAGGCTGAGGCGGCGTAA
- a CDS encoding FAD-dependent monooxygenase, with protein MQYYLNGFRGGDPDLRNAAPNRRARGGFAPLPDKVDVLIAGCGPAGLCLAAQLAQFPQIDTMIVEPKPGPIEKGQADGVNTRTMEMFQAFGFGEKVKRESYWVNQTAFWSPDPANPGHIHRIGRVQDVPEGSSEMPHTLLNQARVHELFLDVMRKSPARLEPDYSWSVKDVQVDREASEHPVTVTLENTGINAGEVHVVRANYVVGCDGARSNVRRAIGGKLHGDAAHQAWGVMDILANTDFPDVRQKCLITSASEGNTLILPREGGYLFRMYVELDKLNPDERVAQRNFTADHLIAAANRIMAPYSIDVKEVVWWSIYEIGHRLTDRFDDASEGHGPRVFTAGDACHTHSPKAGQGMNVSMQDSFNLGWKLAHVLTGRAGPELLRSYSAERWAEAKRLIDTDHEWSRIMSAPPGESKLDGGDMPRFQKAFIENLMFTGGLAVKYDPSRLTAESVHQALAPGFEIGRRFHSAPVVRVADAMQMHLGHVAEADGRWRIYAFAGQDPRGLYDLAEWLGTADTSPVLRHTREGEDIDAVIDLRGVLQGTFDTVAYDAAPAMLKPVKGPLGLQDHEKLFCVDHKGAGDIFEMRGLDRAQGCMVVVRPDQYVAHVLPLDARAELAAFFEGVLLPA; from the coding sequence ATGCAGTATTACCTCAATGGATTTCGTGGCGGAGACCCCGACCTGCGCAATGCCGCGCCCAACCGGCGGGCGCGGGGGGGCTTTGCGCCGCTGCCCGACAAGGTTGATGTGCTGATCGCCGGATGCGGGCCTGCCGGCCTTTGCCTTGCCGCCCAGCTTGCGCAGTTTCCGCAGATCGACACGATGATCGTCGAGCCCAAGCCCGGCCCGATCGAAAAGGGGCAGGCCGATGGGGTGAACACCCGCACGATGGAGATGTTTCAGGCCTTCGGCTTTGGCGAGAAGGTCAAGCGCGAGAGCTACTGGGTGAACCAAACGGCCTTCTGGTCGCCCGACCCGGCCAACCCCGGCCACATCCACCGCATCGGGCGGGTGCAGGATGTGCCCGAGGGCAGCTCCGAAATGCCCCACACCCTGCTCAACCAGGCCCGTGTGCATGAGCTGTTCCTTGATGTGATGCGCAAATCGCCCGCGCGGCTGGAGCCGGATTACTCGTGGTCGGTGAAGGATGTTCAGGTGGACCGGGAGGCCAGTGAACACCCGGTGACCGTGACGCTGGAGAACACCGGGATCAACGCGGGCGAGGTCCACGTGGTGCGGGCCAACTACGTTGTCGGCTGCGATGGTGCCCGCTCCAACGTGCGTCGCGCTATCGGCGGCAAGCTGCATGGCGACGCGGCGCATCAGGCCTGGGGCGTGATGGATATTCTCGCCAACACCGACTTTCCTGATGTGCGCCAGAAGTGCCTGATCACCTCGGCCAGCGAGGGCAACACGCTGATCCTGCCGCGTGAGGGCGGCTACCTCTTTCGCATGTATGTCGAGCTCGACAAGCTGAACCCCGATGAGCGGGTGGCGCAGCGCAACTTCACCGCCGATCACCTGATTGCCGCCGCCAACCGCATCATGGCGCCCTACAGCATCGACGTGAAAGAGGTGGTCTGGTGGTCGATCTACGAAATCGGCCACCGCCTGACCGACCGGTTCGATGACGCGAGCGAGGGCCACGGCCCCCGCGTGTTTACCGCTGGCGATGCCTGCCACACCCACAGCCCCAAGGCGGGGCAGGGGATGAACGTGTCGATGCAAGACAGCTTCAACCTTGGCTGGAAGCTGGCCCATGTGCTCACCGGGCGGGCCGGGCCGGAGCTGTTGCGCAGCTACTCCGCCGAGCGCTGGGCCGAGGCCAAGCGGCTGATCGACACCGATCACGAATGGTCGCGCATCATGTCGGCCCCGCCCGGCGAGTCCAAGCTGGACGGAGGCGACATGCCGCGCTTTCAGAAGGCCTTTATCGAGAACCTCATGTTCACCGGCGGGCTTGCGGTGAAGTATGATCCTTCCCGCCTCACTGCCGAGTCGGTGCATCAGGCCCTTGCACCCGGCTTCGAGATCGGCCGCCGGTTTCACTCCGCGCCGGTGGTGCGGGTGGCCGATGCGATGCAGATGCACCTTGGGCACGTGGCCGAGGCGGATGGGCGCTGGCGGATCTATGCCTTTGCGGGGCAAGACCCGCGCGGCCTTTACGATCTGGCGGAGTGGTTGGGCACGGCAGACACCAGCCCGGTCCTGCGCCACACCCGCGAGGGCGAAGACATTGACGCGGTGATCGACCTGCGCGGCGTGCTGCAAGGCACCTTCGATACGGTCGCCTACGACGCCGCGCCCGCGATGTTGAAGCCGGTGAAGGGGCCGCTTGGCTTGCAGGATCACGAAAAGCTCTTCTGCGTGGATCACAAGGGCGCAGGCGACATCTTCGAGATGCGCGGGCTGGACCGGGCGCAGGGCTGCATGGTGGTGGTGCGCCCCGATCAATACGTGGCCCATGTGCTGCCGCTCGACGCCCGCGCCGAGCTTGCCGCCTTCTTCGAGGGCGTGTTGCTGCCCGCCTGA
- a CDS encoding SDR family oxidoreductase produces the protein MSDDTHAKTHALVIGGTQGLGRAIAERLRAEGCTNLVIASRNVARGEAVAEEIGASFMPVDLLDTEATVALVEKAAAQMGRLDALVNSAALTDRGTVLDTTPELWDRLMTANARSPYFALQRMAQLAIEAGHPASIVNILSIVVHGGQSFLSPYAASKALMVNVTKNAANTLRHNRIRVNGINCGWMDTPGEDEIQRKYHDGGDDWLEKAEAKMPFGQLVKPEHVAHLASYLLSEKAGVMTGACVDFDQVIPGVYPE, from the coding sequence ATGAGCGACGACACCCACGCCAAGACCCACGCCCTCGTTATCGGCGGCACCCAAGGGCTGGGCCGCGCCATTGCCGAGCGCCTCCGGGCCGAGGGCTGCACCAATCTCGTCATCGCGTCGCGCAATGTGGCGCGCGGCGAGGCCGTGGCCGAGGAAATCGGCGCCAGCTTCATGCCCGTCGATCTGCTGGATACCGAGGCCACCGTGGCTCTGGTCGAAAAAGCCGCCGCCCAGATGGGCCGCCTTGATGCGCTGGTGAACTCGGCGGCGCTCACCGACCGTGGCACCGTGCTCGACACCACCCCCGAGCTCTGGGACAGGCTGATGACAGCCAATGCCCGCTCGCCCTATTTCGCCCTCCAGCGCATGGCGCAACTGGCCATCGAAGCGGGGCACCCGGCGTCGATCGTCAACATCCTCTCGATCGTCGTGCACGGCGGGCAGAGCTTCCTTTCGCCTTATGCGGCCTCCAAGGCGCTCATGGTCAATGTCACCAAGAACGCGGCCAACACCCTGCGCCACAACCGCATCCGGGTGAACGGCATCAATTGCGGCTGGATGGACACGCCGGGAGAGGATGAGATTCAGCGCAAGTATCACGATGGCGGTGATGACTGGCTGGAAAAGGCCGAGGCGAAGATGCCCTTTGGGCAGTTGGTGAAGCCCGAGCATGTCGCCCATCTTGCCAGCTATCTGCTGAGCGAGAAGGCGGGTGTGATGACGGGGGCCTGCGTTGATTTCGATCAGGTCATTCCCGGCGTCTATCCCGAGTAG
- a CDS encoding DUF4123 domain-containing protein, producing MPRYALIDAARSPNIWPLVQSEPEARSLFGGKIAPALAAAAPWIVPIRPGTAFKQAFQTEGWGDFWGIACFSPAPLREVRHSLRKCQQVMLPTGQPVLFRYYDPRVFVPMMRMADEGDIGPWFARVTDFWAPDPDSGATIRFLRDGKGRLRTQAMTPERQATLAARAMGSAPGSP from the coding sequence ATGCCACGCTATGCGCTCATAGACGCGGCCCGTTCGCCAAATATCTGGCCGCTGGTGCAGAGCGAGCCCGAGGCCCGCTCGCTGTTTGGCGGCAAAATCGCCCCCGCCCTTGCCGCCGCCGCCCCGTGGATCGTGCCGATCCGCCCCGGCACGGCGTTCAAGCAGGCGTTCCAGACCGAGGGCTGGGGCGATTTCTGGGGCATCGCCTGCTTCTCCCCCGCCCCGCTGCGCGAGGTGCGCCACAGCCTGCGCAAATGCCAGCAGGTGATGCTGCCGACGGGCCAGCCGGTGCTGTTTCGCTACTACGACCCGAGGGTTTTTGTGCCGATGATGCGCATGGCCGATGAGGGAGACATCGGCCCGTGGTTTGCCCGGGTGACGGATTTTTGGGCCCCCGACCCGGACAGCGGCGCGACGATCCGATTTTTGCGCGATGGCAAGGGGCGACTGCGCACACAGGCGATGACGCCGGAGCGACAGGCCACGCTGGCCGCGCGGGCCATGGGCTCGGCGCCCGGGTCGCCATAA
- the rpe gene encoding ribulose-phosphate 3-epimerase: MPFDRSIKIAPSILSADFANFGAEIRAIEGQGADWVHVDVMDGHFVPNLTFGPPAVKAFRPHVKTFMDVHLMIAPVDPYIEAYAEAGADMIVAHWEAGPHPHRTLQAIKAQGVKCGISLNPGTPASVISELLDLVDMVLVMSVNPGFGGQKFIPSSVAKVAQVREMIGDREVHIQVDGGVDPSTVGPLVAAGADCFVAGSAVFKGGSVDKPEVYGQNIRAIREAAEAAQAG; this comes from the coding sequence ATGCCATTCGACCGTTCCATCAAGATCGCCCCCTCGATCCTCTCTGCCGATTTCGCCAACTTCGGTGCCGAGATCCGCGCCATCGAGGGGCAGGGGGCCGATTGGGTGCATGTGGATGTGATGGATGGCCATTTCGTGCCCAACCTCACCTTCGGCCCGCCCGCGGTGAAGGCCTTTCGCCCGCACGTCAAAACCTTCATGGACGTGCACCTGATGATCGCCCCCGTCGATCCCTACATCGAGGCCTATGCAGAGGCCGGGGCCGATATGATCGTGGCCCATTGGGAGGCCGGGCCGCACCCGCACCGCACGCTTCAGGCGATCAAGGCGCAGGGCGTTAAATGCGGCATCAGCCTCAATCCCGGCACGCCCGCCAGCGTCATCTCCGAGCTGCTCGACCTTGTGGATATGGTGCTGGTGATGAGCGTGAACCCCGGCTTCGGCGGGCAAAAGTTTATCCCCTCCAGCGTGGCCAAGGTGGCGCAGGTGCGCGAGATGATCGGCGACCGCGAGGTGCATATTCAGGTTGATGGCGGGGTGGACCCGTCCACCGTTGGCCCGCTGGTCGCGGCGGGGGCAGATTGCTTTGTGGCCGGGTCGGCGGTGTTCAAGGGCGGTTCGGTGGATAAGCCGGAGGTCTATGGCCAGAACATCCGCGCCATCCGCGAGGCGGCCGAAGCGGCGCAAGCCGGCTGA
- a CDS encoding MarR family winged helix-turn-helix transcriptional regulator: protein MKALVMAGHLIRRLNQMSTHVFSTRIQEAGFDVTPVQFAALDAILSYPGIDQAGVAAAIAYDRATIGGVIDRLEQKGYVSRQVSPRDRRAREVRATEAGRAAFEEILPIVTALQEELLAELDAGEREAFLRLARKAIGPAMALPPQPD from the coding sequence ATGAAAGCGCTCGTCATGGCCGGACACCTGATCCGGCGGCTCAACCAGATGTCCACCCATGTGTTCTCCACCCGCATTCAGGAGGCCGGGTTTGATGTTACGCCCGTGCAGTTTGCGGCGCTGGATGCGATCCTGAGTTATCCGGGGATTGATCAGGCCGGGGTGGCCGCGGCCATCGCCTACGACCGCGCCACCATCGGCGGGGTGATCGACCGGCTGGAGCAGAAGGGCTATGTCTCCCGGCAGGTCAGCCCACGAGACCGACGCGCGCGCGAGGTTCGGGCCACCGAGGCAGGCCGCGCCGCCTTTGAAGAGATCCTGCCCATCGTGACCGCCCTGCAAGAGGAGCTTCTGGCAGAGCTCGACGCTGGCGAGCGCGAGGCCTTTCTGCGCCTCGCCCGCAAGGCCATCGGCCCGGCCATGGCACTGCCGCCGCAGCCGGACTGA
- a CDS encoding TAXI family TRAP transporter solute-binding subunit: protein MIKHIGLAAAFIGASAFGAAAQERVSIGTGGTGGVFYAVGAGMADLLSRKLDGVSANAEVTGASIENIRRVSAGEMTIGFSSASTLYEAKNGSGAFDGDAQNVAAIAYLYPAVLQIAATEASGAAGVKDLADLKISVGPPGSNSSVFSERLLTSQDAFNVGNVSFLSYGEATGAIKNGQLEGSMILAGTPASAFIELFTTEDVKLVPVVADDVTGLIEEFPFYEVVEIPGGTYEGESEAVVAVGDPAILFAAADADPALIESITATLFDNLGELGAVHPAAKKITKEKATSTPIDLHPGAQTYFDGQ from the coding sequence ATGATCAAACACATCGGCCTCGCGGCCGCATTCATCGGTGCCTCCGCCTTCGGGGCGGCGGCGCAAGAGCGGGTTTCCATCGGCACCGGCGGCACCGGCGGCGTGTTCTACGCCGTGGGCGCGGGCATGGCAGACCTGCTGTCGCGCAAGCTCGACGGGGTGAGCGCCAATGCCGAAGTTACCGGCGCCTCCATCGAAAACATCCGCCGCGTTTCCGCCGGCGAGATGACAATCGGCTTCTCCTCGGCCTCCACGCTCTATGAGGCCAAGAACGGCAGCGGTGCCTTTGACGGCGATGCCCAGAACGTGGCCGCCATCGCCTATCTCTACCCCGCCGTGCTCCAGATCGCCGCCACCGAAGCGAGCGGCGCCGCCGGGGTGAAAGACCTCGCCGATCTGAAAATCTCCGTCGGCCCTCCCGGCTCCAACTCTTCGGTCTTTTCCGAGCGCCTGCTGACCTCGCAGGATGCGTTCAACGTCGGCAACGTCAGCTTTCTGAGCTACGGCGAGGCGACCGGGGCAATCAAGAACGGGCAGCTTGAGGGCTCGATGATCCTCGCAGGCACCCCGGCCTCGGCCTTCATCGAACTGTTCACCACCGAAGACGTGAAGCTGGTGCCCGTGGTGGCCGATGACGTGACCGGGCTGATCGAGGAGTTCCCCTTTTACGAGGTCGTCGAAATCCCCGGCGGCACCTATGAAGGCGAATCCGAGGCCGTTGTGGCCGTGGGCGACCCGGCAATTCTCTTTGCCGCCGCCGATGCCGACCCGGCGCTGATCGAAAGCATCACCGCCACGCTCTTTGACAACCTTGGAGAGCTGGGCGCGGTGCACCCGGCGGCCAAGAAGATCACCAAGGAAAAGGCCACCTCCACGCCGATTGATCTGCACCCCGGCGCGCAGACCTATTTCGACGGGCAATAA
- a CDS encoding TRAP transporter fused permease subunit, giving the protein MTPLTDILPGSALPRWERLAATAALALLSALVTALCIWSAWFGDITALVLRSTFFSLMVAAGLVVVATERPGWLRVVIYALAAAVLIPGPYLWLNYLAIVRSGGIASQLDMVLFSLCSVAVLVLARYLIGWVMVGLGVVALAYAFFGDMIPGTYGHAGYSLSRVTSNLFLRTEGLFGLPMGVAVQYILLFSLLGTLLLKTGLGQVFVDLAHAATGRVQGGPALTAVVSSTMFSSINGSAVAGVVTTGTFTIPLMKRTGYRPKVAGAIEAAASSAGQIMPPVMGAAAFLMAEVTQTPYATIAAAALIPALLYVFALLVGVREEAGKFDLGRADPAEIPALREVLMKRGHLLIPLVGLIVFLAVGYTPSAAAVLCIATTLVVSLFGKATRIGPVGLLTVMMETVKNVLPIVAAVAIAGMLIGVLTLTGMALKLSSLILTAGAGSLFLTLLLTMVASFVLGLGMPTSAAYLLLAILIAPALEQFGLPVIAAHMFIFYYGLLSAITPPVALAAYAGASIAGAEPNETAMESIRLGFVKVVAPFLFVYAPELLLIGTPTGIALATVAAFAGTFAAGTALTGWLIKPLTAAHRAGFVAVAALSTVALVWPVGDALSLAAELAGLALLGGLILVLRRPA; this is encoded by the coding sequence ATGACCCCACTCACCGATATTTTGCCCGGCAGCGCTCTGCCCCGCTGGGAACGCCTCGCCGCTACCGCCGCGCTGGCGCTGCTCTCTGCGCTCGTCACCGCCCTCTGCATCTGGTCGGCGTGGTTTGGCGACATCACCGCGCTGGTGCTGCGCTCCACCTTCTTTTCGCTGATGGTCGCCGCCGGCCTCGTTGTTGTGGCCACAGAGCGGCCCGGATGGCTGCGGGTGGTGATCTATGCGCTGGCCGCCGCCGTGCTCATCCCCGGCCCCTACCTCTGGCTCAACTACCTTGCCATCGTGCGCTCCGGCGGCATCGCCAGCCAGCTCGACATGGTGCTTTTCTCGCTGTGCAGCGTCGCGGTGCTGGTGCTGGCGCGCTACCTGATCGGCTGGGTCATGGTTGGCCTTGGCGTGGTGGCGCTGGCCTATGCGTTTTTCGGCGACATGATCCCGGGCACCTATGGCCACGCGGGCTATTCGCTGAGCCGCGTCACCTCCAACCTGTTCCTGCGCACCGAGGGGCTCTTTGGCCTGCCGATGGGCGTGGCGGTGCAATATATCCTGCTGTTCTCGCTGCTTGGCACGCTGCTGCTGAAGACCGGGCTGGGGCAGGTGTTCGTTGATCTGGCCCATGCCGCCACGGGCCGTGTTCAGGGCGGCCCGGCGCTGACGGCGGTTGTCTCTTCCACCATGTTCTCTTCGATCAACGGCTCGGCAGTGGCGGGGGTTGTCACCACCGGCACCTTCACCATCCCGCTGATGAAGCGCACCGGCTACCGGCCCAAGGTGGCGGGGGCGATCGAGGCGGCGGCCTCTTCGGCGGGGCAGATCATGCCCCCCGTCATGGGCGCAGCCGCCTTCCTCATGGCCGAGGTCACCCAGACGCCCTATGCCACCATCGCCGCCGCCGCGCTGATCCCGGCGTTGCTCTACGTCTTCGCCCTGCTGGTGGGCGTGCGTGAAGAGGCGGGCAAGTTTGACCTTGGCCGCGCCGACCCTGCCGAGATCCCGGCGCTGCGCGAGGTGCTGATGAAGCGCGGCCACCTGCTCATTCCGCTCGTTGGGCTGATCGTCTTCCTCGCCGTGGGCTACACCCCCTCCGCCGCCGCCGTGCTCTGCATCGCCACCACGCTCGTTGTTTCGCTCTTCGGCAAGGCCACGCGGATCGGGCCGGTGGGGCTGCTGACGGTGATGATGGAAACCGTGAAGAACGTGCTGCCCATCGTCGCCGCCGTGGCGATTGCGGGCATGCTCATCGGCGTGCTCACCCTCACCGGCATGGCGCTGAAGCTCTCCTCGCTGATCCTCACCGCCGGGGCGGGCTCGCTGTTTCTGACGCTGCTGCTGACCATGGTGGCCAGCTTCGTGCTGGGGCTCGGCATGCCCACATCGGCGGCCTACCTGCTGCTGGCGATCCTCATCGCCCCCGCGCTGGAGCAATTCGGCCTGCCGGTGATCGCGGCGCATATGTTCATCTTCTACTACGGGCTCTTGTCGGCCATCACCCCGCCGGTGGCGCTGGCCGCCTATGCGGGGGCCTCGATTGCCGGGGCGGAGCCGAACGAGACGGCGATGGAGAGCATCCGGCTGGGCTTCGTGAAGGTCGTCGCGCCTTTCCTCTTTGTCTACGCGCCCGAGCTGCTGCTGATCGGCACGCCGACTGGCATCGCCCTGGCCACGGTGGCGGCCTTTGCGGGCACCTTTGCCGCAGGCACGGCGCTGACGGGCTGGTTGATAAAGCCTCTGACGGCTGCTCATCGCGCGGGCTTCGTCGCGGTGGCCGCGCTTTCGACGGTGGCGCTTGTCTGGCCGGTCGGCGACGCGTTGAGCCTTGCGGCAGAACTGGCGGGGCTGGCGCTGTTGGGCGGGCTGATCCTTGTGCTGCGGCGCCCGGCCTGA
- a CDS encoding PAAR domain-containing protein has protein sequence MSQPAARIMDFHTCPLVLPPGPFLPPVPHIGGPVVSGQPNVLISYSPAARVSDTCFCAGVPDMVVSGAFNVLIGNMPAARMGDSTIHGGVITTGAPTVLIGTSGAGGGGMGGLAGFAQWVMNQIEGWIGTGSLESGESGVACMVPESASDAASMSEVEAQADRLREAAESGVPFVEACCAAGPAQDRQQEEAEKERQKEGAEMSAYGDSYPGSGAGA, from the coding sequence ATGAGCCAACCTGCCGCGCGGATCATGGACTTTCACACCTGCCCGCTGGTGCTGCCTCCGGGGCCGTTTTTGCCGCCGGTGCCGCATATCGGCGGGCCGGTGGTGAGCGGGCAGCCCAATGTGTTGATCTCCTATTCTCCGGCGGCGCGGGTCAGCGACACCTGTTTCTGCGCGGGCGTGCCGGACATGGTGGTGAGCGGGGCCTTCAACGTGCTGATCGGCAACATGCCCGCCGCGCGAATGGGCGATAGCACCATTCATGGCGGTGTCATCACCACCGGCGCGCCCACTGTGTTGATCGGCACCAGCGGCGCGGGCGGCGGCGGCATGGGCGGGCTGGCAGGCTTTGCGCAATGGGTGATGAACCAGATCGAAGGCTGGATCGGCACTGGCAGCCTTGAAAGCGGCGAAAGTGGCGTGGCCTGCATGGTGCCCGAGAGCGCCTCTGACGCTGCATCAATGTCGGAGGTGGAGGCCCAGGCCGACAGGCTGCGCGAGGCCGCCGAAAGTGGCGTGCCCTTTGTCGAGGCCTGCTGCGCCGCAGGCCCGGCGCAGGACCGCCAGCAGGAGGAGGCCGAGAAGGAACGCCAAAAGGAGGGCGCCGAGATGAGCGCCTATGGCGACAGCTACCCCGGCAGCGGGGCGGGCGCCTGA